A section of the Ciceribacter thiooxidans genome encodes:
- a CDS encoding magnesium transporter CorA family protein gives MLRIYFREAERLVLRDKSEETVTENTATEVTTAAEAVAPVLWYDLVSPTPAESRHVEQALGLEIPTRDEMEEIELSARLYQEDGAEFMTLTALTNLDGDTPAKTPVTFILKGETLVTVRYADPKPFLAFVHRALRVNAQAYVCGEEVMLGIVESIVDRMADVLERIGNDIDGISREVFRGKATPSTKKTKDLQSLIEQLGQKGDFLGGVRESLVSISRLVAYHAALESPQRRPSKEVRQRVKMLQRDAVSLGDHATFLSGKVNFLLDATLGLINLEQNQIIKIFTVASVVFLPPTLVASVYGMNFNLMPELQWRLGYPWAILLMLLSAALPFLYFKRRGWL, from the coding sequence ATGCTGCGCATCTATTTCCGCGAAGCAGAGCGCCTCGTTCTGCGTGACAAATCCGAAGAAACCGTCACCGAAAACACCGCCACTGAAGTCACCACCGCCGCTGAGGCCGTCGCACCGGTTCTCTGGTATGACCTCGTGAGCCCGACGCCGGCCGAAAGCCGGCATGTCGAGCAGGCACTCGGTCTGGAGATCCCGACCCGTGACGAGATGGAAGAGATCGAGCTTTCCGCCCGTCTCTACCAGGAGGACGGCGCGGAATTCATGACGCTGACGGCGCTCACCAATCTCGACGGCGACACGCCGGCGAAGACCCCGGTCACCTTCATACTCAAGGGCGAAACGCTGGTCACGGTGCGCTACGCCGACCCGAAGCCCTTCCTCGCCTTCGTGCACCGGGCGCTGCGCGTCAACGCCCAGGCCTATGTCTGCGGCGAGGAGGTGATGCTCGGCATCGTCGAGTCGATCGTCGACCGCATGGCGGACGTGCTGGAGCGGATCGGCAATGATATCGACGGCATTTCGCGGGAGGTCTTCCGCGGCAAGGCGACGCCCTCGACCAAGAAGACCAAGGACCTGCAGTCGCTGATCGAGCAGCTCGGCCAGAAGGGTGATTTCCTCGGCGGCGTGCGCGAGAGCCTCGTCAGCATTTCCCGCCTCGTCGCCTATCACGCGGCGCTCGAAAGCCCGCAGCGCCGGCCGAGCAAGGAAGTGCGCCAGCGCGTCAAGATGCTGCAGCGCGACGCTGTCTCGCTCGGCGACCACGCGACCTTCCTCTCCGGCAAGGTGAACTTCCTGCTCGATGCGACGCTCGGCCTCATCAACCTCGAGCAGAACCAGATCATCAAGATCTTCACCGTCGCGTCGGTCGTCTTCCTGCCGCCGACGCTGGTCGCCTCCGTCTACGGCATGAACTTCAACCTGATGCCCGAGCTGCAATGGCGTCTCGGCTACCCCTGGGCGATCCTGCTGATGCTGCTGTCGGCGGCACTTCCCTTCCTCTACTTCAAACGGCGCGGCTGGCTCTAG
- a CDS encoding FAD-binding oxidoreductase encodes MTAARFSPAELLDRLRGLHPELAVFGPAELAGRHPGEHPDNFAGGVLAQPGSTAAAAALVHWCAENGVAVVPQGGLTGLVGGNVSHQGEVILSSARLNRILSIHPDEMTAEVEAGVALEALQQAAARHGLTTGIDLGSRGSATVGGMVSTNAGGILAFRNGVMRHQVLGLEAILPSGEVFHDMTRVVKVSAGPDLKHLFIGGEGAFGFVTKVVLKLEPLRAHRATAFLGVADAAAALAVIRYFRSLAGVTLEAAEMMWPRYIRDHAALKTFDLSWLEDDAAALLIELSAETVEAATAALEEGLEALWEPVALRGGIVAQSLDQARKFWDIREDSGFYYTAIPDAASFDISVPPTFLDAYVEGLAARLEAIDSTYAAYVYGHVADGNLHITLIKPGPLPEAEQRAVEAAVYTGIREAGGSFSAEHGVGREKRHAYEAFAAPEKQALARTIKRAIDPKGLFNRGKVPF; translated from the coding sequence ATGACCGCCGCCCGCTTTTCGCCCGCCGAGCTCCTCGACCGCCTGCGCGGCCTCCATCCGGAGCTTGCCGTTTTCGGGCCTGCGGAACTTGCAGGCCGCCATCCGGGCGAGCATCCGGATAATTTCGCCGGTGGCGTCCTGGCGCAGCCCGGCTCGACGGCAGCCGCCGCGGCGCTGGTGCACTGGTGCGCGGAAAACGGCGTCGCCGTCGTGCCGCAGGGCGGGCTCACCGGCCTTGTCGGCGGCAATGTGAGCCATCAGGGCGAGGTCATCCTCTCCTCGGCCCGGCTGAACCGCATCCTCTCCATTCACCCGGACGAAATGACCGCGGAGGTGGAGGCGGGCGTGGCGCTCGAAGCGCTGCAGCAGGCGGCGGCCCGCCACGGGCTGACGACCGGCATCGACCTCGGCTCCCGCGGTTCGGCGACCGTCGGCGGCATGGTCTCCACCAATGCCGGCGGCATTCTCGCCTTCCGCAACGGCGTCATGCGCCACCAGGTGCTCGGGCTGGAAGCGATCCTTCCCTCGGGCGAGGTCTTCCACGACATGACCCGGGTGGTGAAGGTCTCCGCCGGCCCGGACCTGAAGCATCTGTTCATCGGCGGCGAAGGCGCCTTCGGCTTCGTGACGAAGGTGGTGCTGAAGCTCGAACCCTTGCGCGCCCACCGGGCGACCGCCTTCCTCGGCGTCGCCGATGCCGCCGCAGCACTCGCCGTCATCCGCTATTTTCGCAGCCTTGCCGGCGTGACGCTGGAGGCCGCCGAAATGATGTGGCCGCGCTACATCCGCGACCATGCCGCCCTGAAAACCTTCGATCTCTCCTGGCTGGAGGACGATGCTGCGGCGCTTCTCATCGAGCTGTCGGCGGAAACCGTGGAGGCTGCGACGGCGGCGCTGGAAGAAGGCCTCGAAGCCCTCTGGGAACCGGTGGCACTCAGGGGCGGCATCGTCGCCCAGTCGCTCGACCAGGCGCGAAAGTTCTGGGACATCCGGGAGGATTCCGGCTTCTATTATACGGCGATCCCGGATGCCGCCTCCTTCGACATCTCCGTGCCGCCGACCTTCCTCGACGCCTATGTCGAGGGGCTTGCCGCGCGGCTCGAAGCGATCGACAGCACCTACGCGGCCTATGTCTACGGCCACGTCGCGGACGGCAACCTGCACATCACCCTCATCAAGCCCGGCCCACTGCCGGAGGCCGAACAGCGCGCCGTCGAGGCTGCCGTCTATACCGGCATCCGCGAGGCCGGCGGCTCGTTTTCCGCCGAGCACGGCGTCGGGCGGGAGAAGCGCCACGCCTACGAGGCCTTCGCCGCGCCGGAGAAACAGGCACTCGCCCGCACGATCAAACGAGCGATCGACCCGAAGGGCCTGTTCAACCGCGGCAAGGTGCCGTTCTGA
- a CDS encoding SDR family oxidoreductase, which yields MDFGISGKRALVLASSRGLGLGIARALAAEGAHVLLCGRSADRLAANVAAIEAEGGKADYVAADLTDAGFVPAMVEAVAAKLGGIDILINNTGGPTPGTAEEMTAEKLDGFFQSMVLRVITLTNALLPQMKAQGFGRILTVASSGVFEPIPNLALSNTLRSALVGWNKTLATEVAGFGVTANMLLPGRIHTDRIDELDGANATRSGRTIEDVRAASVKTIPAGRLGRVEEFAAAAAFLCSVPASYVTGTMLRVDGGAARSI from the coding sequence ATGGATTTCGGCATTTCGGGTAAGCGTGCGCTCGTTCTCGCCTCCTCGCGCGGGCTCGGGCTCGGCATCGCCCGGGCGCTCGCCGCCGAAGGCGCGCATGTGCTGCTCTGCGGGCGCAGTGCCGACAGGCTCGCCGCCAATGTCGCGGCAATCGAGGCCGAAGGCGGCAAGGCCGATTATGTCGCCGCCGACCTGACCGATGCCGGCTTCGTCCCGGCGATGGTGGAGGCGGTCGCGGCAAAGCTCGGCGGCATCGACATCCTGATCAACAACACCGGCGGCCCGACGCCCGGCACGGCGGAAGAGATGACAGCGGAAAAGCTCGACGGCTTCTTCCAGTCCATGGTGCTGCGGGTGATTACGCTCACCAATGCGCTGCTGCCGCAGATGAAGGCGCAGGGTTTCGGCCGCATCCTGACCGTCGCCTCGTCGGGCGTCTTCGAGCCGATCCCCAACCTCGCGCTCTCCAACACGCTGCGCAGCGCGCTGGTCGGCTGGAACAAGACGCTCGCGACGGAAGTCGCAGGCTTCGGCGTCACCGCCAACATGCTGTTGCCCGGCCGTATCCACACCGACCGCATCGACGAACTCGACGGCGCCAATGCGACCCGCTCCGGCCGGACGATCGAGGACGTGCGCGCCGCCTCCGTGAAGACGATCCCCGCCGGCCGACTCGGTCGCGTCGAGGAGTTCGCGGCCGCCGCCGCCTTCCTCTGCTCGGTCCCGGCAAGCTACGTCACCGGCACGATGCTGCGCGTCGACGGCGGTGCGGCCCGCTCGATCTGA
- a CDS encoding Hsp70 family protein, with protein sequence MAEALGLDFGTTNTVLAVADDAAATTHSVAFTSSAGTADTMRTALSFMKDKALGAKALKVEAGQAAIRAFIDNPGECRFLQSIKTFAASALFQGTLIHARRFQFEDLMEVFLKRLEAYAGDGWPQAAKRLVVGRPVHFAGASADPALAVTRYNEALTRLGFPEIHYVYEPVAAAFYFAQHLTHDATVLVADFGGGTTDYSLIRFETSGGRVTARPVGHSGVGIAGDQFDARIIDHLVAPEIGKGSRFSSFGKVLDVPSNYYTSFSRWNQLSVFKTSREYVDLKGLVRQALEPEKLELFIDLVEHDEGYPLYQAVSATKMALSSAEEADFHFAPLGTAGRKTVRRADFESWIADDLARIEGALDDVLTSTGTVASEIDKVFLTGGTSFVPAVRRIFTERFDAARIETGGELVSIAHGLALIGERDDITQWVA encoded by the coding sequence ATGGCTGAAGCGCTGGGTCTTGATTTCGGCACGACGAACACGGTTCTGGCGGTTGCCGACGATGCTGCGGCGACCACCCATTCGGTTGCCTTCACCTCGTCCGCCGGCACGGCGGACACGATGCGCACCGCGCTTTCCTTCATGAAGGACAAGGCGCTCGGCGCCAAAGCGCTGAAGGTCGAGGCCGGACAGGCGGCGATTCGCGCCTTCATCGACAATCCGGGCGAATGCCGGTTCCTGCAGTCGATCAAGACGTTTGCCGCCTCGGCGCTCTTCCAGGGCACGCTGATCCACGCCCGCCGCTTCCAGTTCGAGGACCTGATGGAGGTCTTCCTGAAGCGGCTCGAAGCCTATGCCGGCGACGGCTGGCCGCAGGCGGCGAAGCGCCTCGTCGTCGGTCGCCCCGTGCACTTCGCCGGCGCCAGCGCCGACCCGGCGCTTGCCGTCACTCGCTACAACGAAGCGCTGACCCGCCTTGGCTTTCCCGAGATCCACTATGTCTACGAGCCGGTGGCAGCGGCTTTCTATTTCGCCCAGCACCTCACCCATGACGCGACGGTGCTGGTCGCGGACTTCGGCGGCGGCACCACCGACTATTCGCTGATCCGCTTCGAGACATCGGGCGGGCGCGTCACCGCGCGCCCCGTCGGCCATTCCGGCGTTGGCATTGCCGGCGACCAGTTCGACGCCCGCATCATCGACCACCTCGTCGCACCCGAGATCGGCAAGGGCAGCCGGTTTTCGAGCTTCGGCAAGGTGCTCGACGTGCCGAGCAATTATTACACCAGCTTTTCCCGCTGGAACCAGCTCTCGGTCTTCAAGACCTCGCGCGAATATGTCGACCTGAAGGGCCTCGTCCGCCAGGCGCTGGAGCCGGAAAAGCTCGAGCTCTTCATCGACCTCGTCGAGCATGACGAGGGCTACCCGCTCTACCAGGCGGTCTCGGCGACCAAGATGGCGCTCTCTTCCGCCGAGGAGGCCGATTTCCATTTCGCCCCGCTCGGCACCGCCGGCCGAAAGACCGTGCGCCGCGCCGATTTCGAAAGCTGGATCGCCGACGACCTCGCCCGCATCGAGGGCGCACTCGACGACGTTCTCACCTCGACCGGCACGGTCGCCTCCGAAATCGACAAGGTGTTCCTGACCGGCGGCACCTCCTTCGTCCCCGCGGTCCGGCGCATCTTCACCGAACGCTTCGACGCCGCCCGCATCGAAACCGGCGGCGAACTCGTCTCCATCGCCCACGGTCTCGCACTAATCGGCGAGCGCGACGACATCACGCAATGGGTGGCTTGA
- a CDS encoding arylamine N-acetyltransferase family protein: MTFDKDTYLARIGLAGADIRPDAEGLARLQAAQIGTIPFENIEVLLGTVPDLDPVAIWRKTVAGGRGGYCLELNRLFGDALAVFGFEAAPVLGRVRMGAPSGGPRAHHAFVVTIDGREWLADTGFGGPGPRLPVDLSTEAPQTIAGERFRVVRDAASGEHVLQRLNGETWFALYGFDRVSVAPADYLAANVVCARWKESPFPQHLMMTVGRDDGRLSLFNRDVRHVRDGGMEERTLASEAELAELLVASFGLRVDASTVARVWAKIG, translated from the coding sequence ATGACATTCGACAAAGATACCTATCTCGCCCGCATCGGCCTTGCTGGCGCCGATATCCGCCCCGATGCCGAGGGTTTGGCGCGGTTGCAGGCCGCCCAGATCGGCACGATCCCCTTCGAAAACATCGAGGTCCTGCTCGGGACGGTGCCTGACCTCGACCCCGTCGCCATCTGGCGCAAGACCGTTGCCGGCGGCCGCGGCGGCTATTGCCTGGAGCTCAACCGGCTTTTCGGCGACGCGCTCGCGGTCTTCGGCTTTGAGGCCGCGCCGGTCCTCGGGCGGGTGCGGATGGGCGCGCCCTCGGGCGGACCGCGCGCCCATCACGCCTTCGTCGTTACGATCGACGGCCGCGAATGGCTGGCCGATACCGGCTTCGGCGGGCCGGGGCCGCGGCTGCCGGTCGACCTTTCCACGGAGGCGCCGCAGACGATCGCCGGCGAGCGCTTCCGCGTGGTGCGCGATGCGGCGAGCGGCGAACATGTGCTGCAGCGGCTGAACGGCGAGACCTGGTTCGCGCTCTACGGCTTCGACCGGGTGTCGGTGGCGCCGGCCGACTATCTCGCGGCCAATGTCGTCTGCGCGCGCTGGAAGGAATCGCCCTTTCCGCAGCATCTGATGATGACCGTCGGCCGCGACGACGGACGCCTGAGCCTCTTCAACCGCGATGTCCGCCACGTGCGTGACGGCGGCATGGAGGAGCGGACGCTCGCCTCGGAGGCGGAACTGGCGGAATTGCTGGTCGCCTCCTTCGGCCTGCGGGTCGATGCATCGACCGTTGCGCGGGTCTGGGCGAAGATCGGTTGA
- a CDS encoding LysR family transcriptional regulator, producing the protein MISDWSDLQTILAIATEGTLSGAARRLGVNQSTMSRRLQAIEQRLDAALFRRLEDGRLRPTAAAERLIETARQVEALVGNANAALAARPVPIRLATCEVLSAVFVAPALAGWREMTGEPAELSVYDNLFVLPADEFDVMITPLESAPTEMVGRRIGRLDWDFYAAPDYARTRPLAADVTTLDGHDVIHAAGSLAEVGAYRRLPDLGGRPVFRSSSVVAQRDMAATGAGIALLPACLVLPEHGLVRFENRMQPPPAEVWMVARRATAAQPRVRRFLDWATGHFRSAPLALKAG; encoded by the coding sequence ATGATCTCCGACTGGAGCGACCTTCAGACCATTCTCGCGATCGCGACCGAAGGCACGTTGAGTGGTGCCGCGCGCCGGCTCGGCGTCAACCAGTCGACGATGTCTCGGCGGCTGCAGGCAATCGAACAGAGACTCGACGCAGCGCTCTTCCGGCGACTGGAAGACGGGCGGCTGCGGCCGACGGCGGCCGCCGAACGGCTGATCGAGACGGCGCGGCAGGTCGAGGCGCTGGTCGGCAACGCCAACGCCGCGCTTGCGGCGAGACCCGTGCCGATCCGCCTCGCCACCTGCGAGGTGCTGTCGGCCGTCTTTGTCGCGCCGGCGCTCGCCGGCTGGCGGGAGATGACCGGGGAGCCGGCTGAGCTTTCCGTCTACGACAATCTCTTCGTGCTGCCGGCGGACGAGTTCGACGTGATGATCACACCGCTCGAATCCGCGCCGACCGAGATGGTCGGCCGCCGCATCGGCCGGCTCGACTGGGATTTCTATGCCGCGCCGGACTATGCTCGCACACGGCCGCTTGCCGCGGACGTAACCACTCTCGACGGACACGACGTCATCCATGCCGCCGGTTCGCTCGCCGAGGTCGGCGCCTATCGCCGGCTTCCGGATCTCGGCGGACGCCCTGTCTTCCGCTCGTCGAGCGTCGTCGCGCAGCGCGACATGGCCGCGACCGGAGCAGGCATCGCGCTCCTGCCGGCCTGCCTGGTCCTGCCGGAGCACGGCCTCGTGCGTTTCGAAAACCGGATGCAGCCGCCGCCGGCGGAGGTCTGGATGGTGGCGCGGCGGGCGACCGCCGCCCAGCCGAGGGTGCGCCGTTTCCTCGACTGGGCGACCGGGCACTTTCGCAGTGCGCCGCTAGCACTGAAGGCCGGCTGA
- a CDS encoding uracil-DNA glycosylase — MITARDMTAAELAALLHFHAEAGVEWLVEETPVDRLAEFSAEQQLRQRPAATTTTTAGSGSATAPERRRPEAPQPAPRPVATVAVPDEHAVTEARFAAESARTLDELRTAVEAFGGCNLKTSARSTVFAAGDPASGVMVIGPMPSGDDDREGAAFSGKAGFLLDRMLGAIGLSRETILLSTVIPWRPPGDRPPSAPEAAICRPFIERQIELAEPKAVLLLGNFTARFFFGGTGTIHTLRGEWREIACGSHTVPALATLHPQELLTAPASKALAWVDLQAFRARLGG, encoded by the coding sequence ATGATCACCGCCCGCGACATGACCGCCGCCGAGCTCGCCGCGCTTCTGCATTTCCATGCCGAGGCGGGCGTCGAGTGGTTGGTCGAGGAGACCCCGGTCGACCGGCTGGCGGAATTTTCGGCGGAACAGCAGCTGCGCCAGCGCCCCGCCGCAACGACGACGACGACGGCTGGGTCCGGCAGCGCCACCGCGCCCGAACGGCGACGCCCGGAAGCGCCTCAGCCGGCGCCGAGGCCGGTCGCCACGGTCGCCGTTCCCGACGAACATGCCGTCACCGAAGCCCGTTTCGCCGCCGAGAGCGCCCGCACGCTCGACGAACTCAGGACTGCAGTCGAAGCCTTCGGCGGCTGCAACCTGAAGACCAGCGCCCGCTCGACCGTCTTTGCCGCCGGCGACCCCGCCTCCGGTGTGATGGTGATCGGCCCGATGCCGAGCGGTGACGACGACCGCGAAGGGGCGGCCTTCTCCGGCAAGGCCGGCTTCCTGCTCGACCGCATGCTCGGCGCGATCGGGCTTTCGCGCGAAACGATATTGCTCTCGACCGTCATTCCGTGGCGTCCGCCGGGCGACCGGCCGCCCTCGGCGCCGGAGGCGGCGATCTGCCGCCCCTTCATCGAGCGGCAGATCGAGCTTGCGGAACCGAAAGCGGTGCTGCTCCTCGGCAACTTCACCGCCCGCTTCTTCTTCGGCGGCACCGGCACCATCCACACGCTGCGCGGCGAGTGGCGCGAGATCGCCTGCGGCAGCCACACGGTCCCGGCGCTCGCGACGCTGCATCCGCAGGAGCTCCTGACCGCGCCCGCCAGCAAGGCGCTCGCCTGGGTGGACCTGCAGGCCTTCCGCGCTCGCCTCGGCGGCTGA